A genomic window from Gossypium hirsutum isolate 1008001.06 chromosome D12, Gossypium_hirsutum_v2.1, whole genome shotgun sequence includes:
- the LOC107944313 gene encoding DNA-directed RNA polymerase III subunit RPC10, translating into MEFCPSCGNMLQYELPHMGRPSRFFCPTCPYVCHLENKVKIKRRQHLVKKEIEPVFNKEDMKMGGSETDATCPSCSHGRALFSQVQIRSADEPATTFYQCLKCEKMWRED; encoded by the exons ATGGAGTTTTGCCCAAGTTGTGGGAACATGTTACAGTATGAGTTGCCGCATATGGGTCGGCCTTCGAGGTTCTTTTGCCCGACTTGTCCTTACGTTTGTCACCTTGAGAAcaag GTTAAAATAAAGAGAAGGCAGCATCTTGTTAAGAAAGAAATAGAACCCGTTTTCAACAAAGAAGATATGAAAATGGGCGGGTCTGAGACTGATg CAACATGCCCTTCTTGTAGCCATGGGAGGGCGCTTTTCTCACAGGTGCAGATCCGGTCAGCTGATGAGCCGGCAACAACATTCTATCAGTGCTTGAAATGCGAAAAGATGTGGCGTGAGGATTGA